A window of the Eleutherodactylus coqui strain aEleCoq1 chromosome 8, aEleCoq1.hap1, whole genome shotgun sequence genome harbors these coding sequences:
- the MAZ gene encoding myc-associated zinc finger protein isoform X2 — MDANWTSFIFQTPPPPPAEPLQVELLPVLATVTAPPDGSLNTQTMVHTMAPQHPSTVDTAALKQVVPGLAIPQQMVPTSLASQPSSVSTNLPLQPVMELPKKSKSRGPYICSLCSKEFKNGYNLRRHEAIHTGTKPARAQPAVKMPTMVPLSLLSVAGTLGTGTETLEVPTSPSTLPLPGPSPTAKKVRKNHACEMCGKAFRDVYHLNRHKLSHSDEKPYSCHVCQQRFKRKDRMTYHVRSHDGTVHKPYICSHCGKGFSRPDHLNSHVRQVHSTERPFKCQTCEAAFATKDRLRAHMVRHEEKVPCHVCGKLLSAAYITDHMKVHSQGPNHVCELCSKGSCQVCPLGDPTAAVTAVLPNTAVPGMMSTQPW, encoded by the exons ATGGATGCAAACTGGACCAGCTTTATATTCCAG ACCCCTCCTCCGCCCCCTGCTGAGCCCTTACAAGTTGAACTTTTACCTGTGCTTGCAACTGTTACCGCACCGCCAGATGGATCCCTCAACACACAAACGATGGTGCACACTATGGCACCCCAACACCCTTCCACAGTCGACACGGCTGCCCTCAAGCAAGTGGTGCCGGGTCTGGCCATCCCACAGCAGATGGTGCCAACCTCACTTGCATCTCAGCCTTCATCAGTCTCTACTAACCTCCCTTTGCAACCGGTTATGGAACTTCCCAAGAAGTCTAAGAGCCGAGGCCCCTACATATGTTCCTTATGCTCCAAAGAGTTTAAAAATGGCTATAATCTACGGAGACATGAAGCGATCCACACGGGCACCAAACCAGCTCGAGCGCAGCCTGCTGTCAAGATGCCGACAATGGTTCCTCTCAGTTTGCTCAGTGTTGCCGGAACCCTTGGGACCGGTACAGAAACCCTGGAGGTTCCTACTTCTCCTTCCACGCTGCCTCTAccggggccctcgcctacagctaAAAAGGTTAGAAAAAACCATGCCTGTGAGATGTGCGGAAAAGCATTTAGGGATGTTTACCACCTGAATCGTCACAAGTTGTCCCACTCCGACGAGAAGCCCTACTCCTGCCATGTGTGTCAACAGCGCTTTAAGCGCAAGGACCGAATGACGTACCATGTCCGTTCCCACGACGGGACTGTGCACAAGCCCTACATATGTAGCCACTGTGGAAAAGGATTCTCCCG TCCGGATCATTTAAACAGTCACGTCAGACAAGTTCACTCTACGGAGCGTCCCTTTAAATGCCAG ACCTGTGAAGCAGCTTTTGCTACGAAAGACCGACTGAGGGCCCATATGGTGCGACATGAGGAGAAGGTTCCTTGTCATGTGTGTGGGAAGTTACTCAGTGCTGCCTACATCACCGACCACATGAAGGTCCACAGCCAGGGTCCCAACCACGTGTGTGAGCTGTGTAGCAAAG GGTCCTGCCAAGTCTGCCCCCTTGGGGATCCAACGGCCGCCGTAACTGCTGTGCTTCCGAACACTGCTGTTCCTGGCATGATGTCCACACAGCCCTGGTGA
- the MAZ gene encoding myc-associated zinc finger protein isoform X1, which produces MDANWTSFIFQTPPPPPAEPLQVELLPVLATVTAPPDGSLNTQTMVHTMAPQHPSTVDTAALKQVVPGLAIPQQMVPTSLASQPSSVSTNLPLQPVMELPKKSKSRGPYICSLCSKEFKNGYNLRRHEAIHTGTKPARAQPAVKMPTMVPLSLLSVAGTLGTGTETLEVPTSPSTLPLPGPSPTAKKVRKNHACEMCGKAFRDVYHLNRHKLSHSDEKPYSCHVCQQRFKRKDRMTYHVRSHDGTVHKPYICSHCGKGFSRPDHLNSHVRQVHSTERPFKCQTCEAAFATKDRLRAHMVRHEEKVPCHVCGKLLSAAYITDHMKVHSQGPNHVCELCSKGFATAAYLRVHSVKHHGLVCPRADSFLCKLCSVHCKTLAQLSGHMHTHAMSGATGLAEGPPLQ; this is translated from the exons ATGGATGCAAACTGGACCAGCTTTATATTCCAG ACCCCTCCTCCGCCCCCTGCTGAGCCCTTACAAGTTGAACTTTTACCTGTGCTTGCAACTGTTACCGCACCGCCAGATGGATCCCTCAACACACAAACGATGGTGCACACTATGGCACCCCAACACCCTTCCACAGTCGACACGGCTGCCCTCAAGCAAGTGGTGCCGGGTCTGGCCATCCCACAGCAGATGGTGCCAACCTCACTTGCATCTCAGCCTTCATCAGTCTCTACTAACCTCCCTTTGCAACCGGTTATGGAACTTCCCAAGAAGTCTAAGAGCCGAGGCCCCTACATATGTTCCTTATGCTCCAAAGAGTTTAAAAATGGCTATAATCTACGGAGACATGAAGCGATCCACACGGGCACCAAACCAGCTCGAGCGCAGCCTGCTGTCAAGATGCCGACAATGGTTCCTCTCAGTTTGCTCAGTGTTGCCGGAACCCTTGGGACCGGTACAGAAACCCTGGAGGTTCCTACTTCTCCTTCCACGCTGCCTCTAccggggccctcgcctacagctaAAAAGGTTAGAAAAAACCATGCCTGTGAGATGTGCGGAAAAGCATTTAGGGATGTTTACCACCTGAATCGTCACAAGTTGTCCCACTCCGACGAGAAGCCCTACTCCTGCCATGTGTGTCAACAGCGCTTTAAGCGCAAGGACCGAATGACGTACCATGTCCGTTCCCACGACGGGACTGTGCACAAGCCCTACATATGTAGCCACTGTGGAAAAGGATTCTCCCG TCCGGATCATTTAAACAGTCACGTCAGACAAGTTCACTCTACGGAGCGTCCCTTTAAATGCCAG ACCTGTGAAGCAGCTTTTGCTACGAAAGACCGACTGAGGGCCCATATGGTGCGACATGAGGAGAAGGTTCCTTGTCATGTGTGTGGGAAGTTACTCAGTGCTGCCTACATCACCGACCACATGAAGGTCCACAGCCAGGGTCCCAACCACGTGTGTGAGCTGTGTAGCAAAG GTTTTGCCACGGCCGCGTACCTGCGGGTCCACTCGGTGAAGCACCACGGTCTGGTGTGCCCACGGGCAGACAGCTTCCTCTGCAAGTTGTGCAGCGTTCACTGCAAAACCCTGGCACAGCTGAGCGGCCACATGCACACACACGCCATGTCGGGGGCCACGGGCCTTGCTGAGGGACCCCCACTGCAGTGA
- the MAZ gene encoding myc-associated zinc finger protein isoform X3: MVHTMAPQHPSTVDTAALKQVVPGLAIPQQMVPTSLASQPSSVSTNLPLQPVMELPKKSKSRGPYICSLCSKEFKNGYNLRRHEAIHTGTKPARAQPAVKMPTMVPLSLLSVAGTLGTGTETLEVPTSPSTLPLPGPSPTAKKVRKNHACEMCGKAFRDVYHLNRHKLSHSDEKPYSCHVCQQRFKRKDRMTYHVRSHDGTVHKPYICSHCGKGFSRPDHLNSHVRQVHSTERPFKCQTCEAAFATKDRLRAHMVRHEEKVPCHVCGKLLSAAYITDHMKVHSQGPNHVCELCSKGFATAAYLRVHSVKHHGLVCPRADSFLCKLCSVHCKTLAQLSGHMHTHAMSGATGLAEGPPLQ, translated from the exons ATGGTGCACACTATGGCACCCCAACACCCTTCCACAGTCGACACGGCTGCCCTCAAGCAAGTGGTGCCGGGTCTGGCCATCCCACAGCAGATGGTGCCAACCTCACTTGCATCTCAGCCTTCATCAGTCTCTACTAACCTCCCTTTGCAACCGGTTATGGAACTTCCCAAGAAGTCTAAGAGCCGAGGCCCCTACATATGTTCCTTATGCTCCAAAGAGTTTAAAAATGGCTATAATCTACGGAGACATGAAGCGATCCACACGGGCACCAAACCAGCTCGAGCGCAGCCTGCTGTCAAGATGCCGACAATGGTTCCTCTCAGTTTGCTCAGTGTTGCCGGAACCCTTGGGACCGGTACAGAAACCCTGGAGGTTCCTACTTCTCCTTCCACGCTGCCTCTAccggggccctcgcctacagctaAAAAGGTTAGAAAAAACCATGCCTGTGAGATGTGCGGAAAAGCATTTAGGGATGTTTACCACCTGAATCGTCACAAGTTGTCCCACTCCGACGAGAAGCCCTACTCCTGCCATGTGTGTCAACAGCGCTTTAAGCGCAAGGACCGAATGACGTACCATGTCCGTTCCCACGACGGGACTGTGCACAAGCCCTACATATGTAGCCACTGTGGAAAAGGATTCTCCCG TCCGGATCATTTAAACAGTCACGTCAGACAAGTTCACTCTACGGAGCGTCCCTTTAAATGCCAG ACCTGTGAAGCAGCTTTTGCTACGAAAGACCGACTGAGGGCCCATATGGTGCGACATGAGGAGAAGGTTCCTTGTCATGTGTGTGGGAAGTTACTCAGTGCTGCCTACATCACCGACCACATGAAGGTCCACAGCCAGGGTCCCAACCACGTGTGTGAGCTGTGTAGCAAAG GTTTTGCCACGGCCGCGTACCTGCGGGTCCACTCGGTGAAGCACCACGGTCTGGTGTGCCCACGGGCAGACAGCTTCCTCTGCAAGTTGTGCAGCGTTCACTGCAAAACCCTGGCACAGCTGAGCGGCCACATGCACACACACGCCATGTCGGGGGCCACGGGCCTTGCTGAGGGACCCCCACTGCAGTGA